From Clostridia bacterium, the proteins below share one genomic window:
- a CDS encoding flagellar protein, translating into MHDKTYIKPNIITTGKTFIHKTYKDKSKSADTSFKDILKQLSSSNKEGIKFSKHSIERMNMRQIKLTRSDIDKIENAVNKAKNKGVSDSLIIMQDKAFIVSVKNHTVITVIDKDNLKENIITNIDGAVIV; encoded by the coding sequence ATGCATGATAAAACATATATAAAACCCAATATAATAACTACAGGGAAAACTTTTATACATAAAACTTATAAAGATAAAAGCAAGTCGGCTGACACATCATTTAAAGACATATTAAAACAATTATCTTCGTCTAATAAAGAAGGGATAAAGTTTTCCAAGCATTCCATCGAAAGGATGAATATGAGACAGATAAAGTTAACCCGTAGCGATATAGACAAGATAGAAAATGCGGTAAATAAAGCGAAAAACAAGGGTGTTAGTGATTCACTTATAATCATGCAGGATAAGGCTTTCATAGTGAGTGTAAAAAACCATACTGTAATAACAGTGATTGATAAAGACAATTTAAAGGAAAATATTATTACAAATATTGATGGAGCCGTTATAGTCTAG